A genomic region of Danio aesculapii chromosome 21, fDanAes4.1, whole genome shotgun sequence contains the following coding sequences:
- the LOC130214294 gene encoding zinc finger protein 239-like isoform X2, giving the protein MEIKEEPCRIKEEETEEAIDEDGNAVSSQTEQTFGQAGKTEVEESFSCSECGKTYKHKDSLYKHKRVHSEKVLFICTECGKSYSDKYTFRDHQLSHAAVKPFSCDQCGKTFVLEKHLRQHLQVHSAVKPHVCFCGKSYTTIYKLKEHQVIHTEPHVCSDCGNTFSSLTNLRRHQNIHTGEKPYQCSHCERSFSQPGGLKAHEKVHTGEKPYVCSDCGKRFGTTSNLITHQRVHTGEKPYQCSHCGKSFSHSDSLKAHEIIHTGVKPHVCSDCGKSFSTSSKLKKHERIHTGERPYQCSHCGKCFGQSETLKVHERTHNGVKPYICLTVGGDLVNQEA; this is encoded by the exons ATGGAGATTAAGGAAGAACCCTGCAGAATAAAAGAGGAAGAGACAGAGGAGGCAAtag ATGAAGATGGAAATGCAGTCAGTTCACAGACTGAACAAACCTTCGGACAAGCTGGAAAGACTGAAGTCGAAGAATCTTTCAGCTGCTCTGAGTGTGGGAAGACTTACAAACATAAAGACAGTCTTTACAAACACAAAAGGGTTCACAGTGAAAAAGTTTTATTCATATGCACAGAGTGTGGGAAGAGTTACTCAGATAAATACACGTTCAGAGATCATCAGCTCTCTCACGCTGCAGTAAAGCCATTCAGCTGTGATCAGTGCGGTAAAACATTTGTGTTGGAAAAGCACTTGAGACAACATCTtcaagttcattctgctgtgaagcCTCACGTTTGTTTCTGTGGGAAAAGTTACACAACAATATACAAGTTAAAAGAGCATCAGGTTATTCATACTGAACCTCATGTGTGCTCCGACTGTGGGAACACCTTCAGTTCATTAACCAACTTAAGACGACACCAGAatattcacactggagagaaaccgtatcagtgttcacactgtgagaGGAGTTTCAGTCAGCCAGGAGGCCTCAAAGCTCATGAGaaagttcacactggagagaaaccgtacgtGTGTTCAGACTGCGGGAAGAGATTTGGTACAACCAGTAACTTAATTACACACCAGagggttcacactggagagaaaccatatcagtgttcacactgtgggaagagtttctCTCATTCGGATTCTTTGAAAGCTCATGAGATTATTCACACTGGAGTGAAACCTCATGTGTGCTCAGACTGCGGGAAGAGCTTTAGTACATCgagcaaattaaaaaaacacgagaggattcacactggagagagaccgtaTCAGTGTTCACACTGTGGAAAATGTTTTGGTCAGTCAGAAACCTTAAAAGTACATGAGAGAACTCACAATGGAGTCAAACCGTATATCTGTTTGACTGTGGGTGGAGATTTAGTGAATCAAGAAGCTTAA
- the LOC130214293 gene encoding gastrula zinc finger protein XlCGF52.1-like isoform X2 gives MEIEEEPCRIKEEEMDKQIDADENAVSSQTEETFRPKQAGKTVVKGSFICFECGKTYRSKDSLSRHTRFHTGQDLLTCTQCGKDFVQKGQLDKHMRIHTGERPYACTQCGKSYNDAATLKMHTKTHSGEKPFTCLQCGKSFIYKKTLKDHQLSHNAVKPFSCDQCCKTFTLEKYLRQHLHVHVSVKPYVCFCGKSYTTMNMLNEHQRVHTGEKLYQCSHCAKNFTYANSLKVHQRIHTGEKPYRCSSCGKSFTQLASLKAHERIHTGVKPYVCSDCGKSFSTSSSLTAHRRIHTGEKPYQCSHCDKSFHRTGGLKDHQKVHTGEKPHQCSSCGKSFTQMSNLRVHIEKIHGPKMLDY, from the exons ATGGAGATTGAGGAAGAACCCTGCAGAATAAAAGAGGAAGAGATGGACAAACAAATAG ATGCAGATGAAAATGCAGTCAGCTCACAGACTGAAGAAACCTTCAGACCAAAACAAGCTGGAAAAACTGTCGTCAAAGGATCTTTCATCTGCTTTGAGTGTGGAAAGACTTACAGAAGCAAAGACAGTCTTTCCAGACACACACGATTTCACACTGGACAAGACCTGCTCACGTGCACTCAATGTGGAAAGGATTTTGTTCAGAAAGGACAGCttgataaacacatgaggattcacactggagaaagacCGTATGCGTGCACTCAATGTGGAAAGAGTTACAACGATGCCGCAACACTGAAAATGCACACGAAGACGCACAGTGGAGAGAAACCGTTTACATGccttcagtgtggaaagagtttcataTATAAGAAGACTCTAAAGGATCATCAGCTCTCTCACAATGCAGTAAAGCCATTCAGCTGTGATCAGTGCTGTAAAACGTTTACATTAGAAAAATACTTAAGGCAACATCTTCATGTGCATGTTTCCGTGAAGCCTTACGTTTGCTTCTGTGGAAAAAGTTATACAACAATGAACATGTTAAATGAGCACCAgagggtccacactggagagaaactgtaTCAGTGTTCACACTGTGCGAAGAATTTCACTTACGCAAACTCCTTGAAAGttcaccagaggattcacactggagaaaagccctATCGGTGCTCTTCATGCGGGAAGAGTTTCACTCAGTTAGCAAGCTTGAAAGctcatgagaggattcacactggagtcAAACCCTATGTGTGTTCAGACTGCGGGAAGAGCTTTAGTACATCGAGCAGTTTAACTGCACACCggaggattcacaccggagagaaaccgtatcagtgttcacactgtgacaagagttTCCATCGGACGGGAGGCCTGAAAGATCATCAGAaagttcacactggagaaaaaccacaCCAGTGCTCCTcttgtggaaagagtttcactcAAATGTCTAATCTGCGGGTTCATATTGAAAAAATTCACGGCCCAAAGATGCTTGactattaa
- the LOC130214295 gene encoding gastrula zinc finger protein XlCGF7.1-like isoform X1 — MLRNIPIFPQLKKKQTGGIIAGETTDLKMEMEEEPCRIKEDETEEKIDEDGDAGSSQTEQTFRHKQAEKTEGEKSFSCSECGKSYKHKISRYKHRRFHTGKGLFMCTECGKSYSDKYTFRDHQLSHSDIKPFSCDQCGKTFVLEKHLRQHLQVHSAVKPHICFCGKSYTTIYKLKEHQVIHTEPHVCSDCGNTFSSLTNLRRHQNIHTGEKPYQCSHCEKSFTQPGGLKAHEKVHTGEKWYSGRLKKTPKASHWREIVHVFRLWKEFLSVIFLENSPECSYWSETVYVLTVGRSIVHRAV; from the exons ATGCTGAGGAATATTCCCATCTTCCCACAGCTGAAGAAGAAGCAAACAGGAGGAATTATTGCAGGAGAAACAACTGACTTAAAGATGGAGATGGAGGAAGAACCCTGCAGAATAAAAGAGGACgagacagaagaaaaaatag ATGAAGATGGAGATGCAGGCAGTTCACAGACTGAACAAACCTTCAGACATAAACAAGCTGAAAAGACTGAAGGCGAAAAATCTTTCAGCTGCtctgagtgtgggaagagttacAAACATAAAATCAGTCGTTATAAACACAGAAGATTTCACACTGGGAAAGGCCTGTTCATGTGCactgagtgtgggaagagttacTCGGATAAATACACTTTCAGAGATCATCAGCTCTCTCACTCTGATATAAAGCCATTCAGCTGTGATCAGTGCGGTAAAACATTTGTGTTGGAAAAGCACTTGAGACAACATCTtcaagttcattctgctgtgaagcCTCACATTTGTTTCTGTGGGAAAAGTTACACAACAATATACAAGTTAAAAGAGCATCAGGTTATTCACACTGAACCTCATGTGTGCTCCGACTGTGGGAACACCTTCAGTTCATTAACCAACTTAAGACGACACCAGAatattcacactggagagaaaccgtatcagtgttcacactgtgagaAGAGTTTCACACAACCAGGAGGCCTGAAAGCACATGAGaaagttcacactggagagaaatggTATAGCGGGCGGCTTAAAAAGACACCAAAGgcttcacactggagagaaatcgTACACGTGTTCAGACTGTGGAAAGAGTTTCTCTCTGTCATCTTCCTTGAAAACTCACCAGAGTGTTCATACTGGAGTGAAACCGTATATGTGTTGACTGTGGGAAGATCTATAGTTCATCGGGCGGTTTAA
- the LOC130214294 gene encoding gastrula zinc finger protein XlCGF8.2DB-like isoform X1, with product MEIKEEPCRIKEEETEEQIDEDGNAVSSQTEQTFGQAGKTEVEESFCCTECGESYSDEYTFRDHQLSHSDIKTFSCDQCGKTFVLEKHLRQHLQVHSSVKPHVCFCGKSYTTIYKLKEHQVIHTEPHVCSDCGNTFSSLTNLRRHQNIHTGEKPYQCSHCEKSFTQPGGLKAHEKVHTGEKPYVCSDCGKSFGTTSNLNTHQRIHTGEKPYTCSQCGKSYSDKGNLNVHMKIHTGEKAFSCTECGKSFAHKNTLKDHQLSHSGVKLFSCDQCDKTFINAAYLKRHLPVHADVKPHMCFCGKSYGTMAKLKRHQRVHTGERPYTCSYCAKSFPYSESLKAHERTHT from the exons ATGGAGATTAAGGAAGAACCCTGCAGAATAAAAGAGGAAGAGACAGAGGAACAAAtag ATGAAGATGGAAATGCAGTCAGTTCACAGACTGAACAAACCTTCGGACAAGCTGGAAAGACTGAAGTCGAAGAATCTTTCTGCTGCACTGAGTGTGGGGAGAGTTACTCGGATGAATACACGTTCAGAGATCATCAGCTCTCTCATTCTGATATAAAGACATTCAGCTGTGATCAGTGCGGTAAAACATTTGTGTTGGAAAAGCACTTGAGACAACATCTTCAAGTTCATTCGTCTGTGAAGCCTCACGTGTGTTTCTGTGGGAAAAGTTACACAACAATATACAAGTTAAAAGAGCATCAGGTTATTCACACTGAACCTCATGTGTGCTCGGACTGTGGGAACACCTTCAGTTCATTAACCAACTTAAGACGACACCAGAatattcacactggagagaaaccgtatcagtgttcacactgtgagaAGAGTTTCACACAACCAGGAGGCCTGAAAGCGCATGAGaaggttcacactggagagaaaccctacGTGTGTTCAGACTGCGGGAAGAGTTTTGGTACGACTAGTAACTTAAATacacaccagaggattcacactggagagaaaccgtacacctGCTCTCAATGTGGAAAGAGTTACTCAGATAAAGGAAATCTGAATGtgcacatgaagatccacacaggagagaaaGCTTTCTCATGCACCGAATGCGGAAAGAGTTTCGCACACAAAAACACTCTCAAAGATCATCAGCTCTCTCACTCTGGAGTAAAGCTGTTCAGCTGTGATCAGTGcgataaaacatttataaatgcagcatACTTAAAGCGACACCTTCCCGTTCACGCTGATGTGAAGCCTCACATGTGTTTCTGTGGGAAAAGTTATGGAACAATGGCTAAGTTAAAAAGGCACCAGAGGGTTCACACCGGAGAGAGACCGTACACGTGTTCATACTGCGCAAAGAGTTTCCCTTATTCAGAATCACTGAAAGCTCACGAGAGAACTCACACTTGA
- the LOC130214295 gene encoding gastrula zinc finger protein XlCGF7.1-like isoform X2 — translation MEMEEEPCRIKEDETEEKIDEDGDAGSSQTEQTFRHKQAEKTEGEKSFSCSECGKSYKHKISRYKHRRFHTGKGLFMCTECGKSYSDKYTFRDHQLSHSDIKPFSCDQCGKTFVLEKHLRQHLQVHSAVKPHICFCGKSYTTIYKLKEHQVIHTEPHVCSDCGNTFSSLTNLRRHQNIHTGEKPYQCSHCEKSFTQPGGLKAHEKVHTGEKWYSGRLKKTPKASHWREIVHVFRLWKEFLSVIFLENSPECSYWSETVYVLTVGRSIVHRAV, via the exons ATGGAGATGGAGGAAGAACCCTGCAGAATAAAAGAGGACgagacagaagaaaaaatag ATGAAGATGGAGATGCAGGCAGTTCACAGACTGAACAAACCTTCAGACATAAACAAGCTGAAAAGACTGAAGGCGAAAAATCTTTCAGCTGCtctgagtgtgggaagagttacAAACATAAAATCAGTCGTTATAAACACAGAAGATTTCACACTGGGAAAGGCCTGTTCATGTGCactgagtgtgggaagagttacTCGGATAAATACACTTTCAGAGATCATCAGCTCTCTCACTCTGATATAAAGCCATTCAGCTGTGATCAGTGCGGTAAAACATTTGTGTTGGAAAAGCACTTGAGACAACATCTtcaagttcattctgctgtgaagcCTCACATTTGTTTCTGTGGGAAAAGTTACACAACAATATACAAGTTAAAAGAGCATCAGGTTATTCACACTGAACCTCATGTGTGCTCCGACTGTGGGAACACCTTCAGTTCATTAACCAACTTAAGACGACACCAGAatattcacactggagagaaaccgtatcagtgttcacactgtgagaAGAGTTTCACACAACCAGGAGGCCTGAAAGCACATGAGaaagttcacactggagagaaatggTATAGCGGGCGGCTTAAAAAGACACCAAAGgcttcacactggagagaaatcgTACACGTGTTCAGACTGTGGAAAGAGTTTCTCTCTGTCATCTTCCTTGAAAACTCACCAGAGTGTTCATACTGGAGTGAAACCGTATATGTGTTGACTGTGGGAAGATCTATAGTTCATCGGGCGGTTTAA
- the LOC130214293 gene encoding gastrula zinc finger protein XlCGF7.1-like isoform X3: MRDDLADFCLKKQQTGGITAGETTDIKMEMEEEPCRIKDEETEELTEEDENAQTFRHKQAGKTEVKGSFSCSECGRTYKHKTSFNTHMRIHTREMFTCTQCGKDFTVKGDLIVHMRIHTGERPFTCTQCNKSFTDKRKLKLHMRLHTGKRPYACTECGKSFIDKGNLTVHMRIHTGERPYTCTQCGKSFTDKANLNIHMKIHTGERPYKCTECGKSYTQKNTLKIHQLSHSGVKPFSCDQCGKTFMSAAYLKQHLQVHAAVKSHTCFCGKSYTTMQKLKIHQRNHTGERPYTCSHCGKSFPYSESLKYHERRHTEEKPLEGVKEFSEKDSTSLS, from the exons ATGAGAGATGACCTGGCAGATTTTTGT CTGAAGAAGCAGCAAACAGGAGGAATTACTGCAGGAGAAACAACTGACATAAAGATGGAGATGGAGGAAGAACCCTGCAGAATAAAAGATGAAGAGACAGAGGAACTAACAG AAGAAGATGAAAATGCACAAACTTTTAGACATAAACAAGCTGGAAAAACTGAAGTCAAAGGATCTTTCAGCTGCTCTGAGTGTGGGAGGACCTACAAACATAAAACCAGCTTCAACacacacatgaggattcacactagAGAAATGTTcacgtgcactcagtgtggaaaggaTTTCACCGTGAAAGGAGATCTGATTgtacacatgaggattcacaccggagaaagacctttcacatgcactcaatgtAATAAGAGTTTCACTGATAAAAGAAAGCTGAAGTTACACATGAGACTTCACACCGGGAAAAGACCATATGCATGCACtgaatgtggaaagagtttcataGATAAAGGAAATCTGACAGTGCATAtgaggattcacaccggagaaaGACCGTAtacgtgcactcagtgtggaaagagtttcacagATAAAGCAAATCTGAATATACACAtgaagattcacactggagaaagacCGTATAAGTGCACTGAATGTGGAAAGAGTTACACACAGAAAAACACTTTAAAGATTCACCAGCTCTCTCACTCTGGAGTAAAGCCGTTCAGCTGTGATCAGTGCGGTAAAACATTCATGTCAGCAGCATACTTAAAACAACATCTTCAAGTTCATGCTGCCGTGAAGTCTCACACGTGTTTCTGTGGGAAAAGTTATACAACAATGCAAAAGTTAAAAATACACCAGAGGaatcacactggagagagaccgtaTACGTGTTCACACTGTGGAAAGAGTTTCCCTTATTCAGAATCATTGAAATATCATGAGAGACGTCATACTGAAGAAAAGCCACTGGAAGGAGTTAAGGAATTTTCAGAAAAAGACTCGACTTCACTATCATGA
- the LOC130214293 gene encoding gastrula zinc finger protein XlCGF52.1-like isoform X1, protein MAQLKKTQTGGITAGETTDIVKMEIEEEPCRIKEEEMDKQIDADENAVSSQTEETFRPKQAGKTVVKGSFICFECGKTYRSKDSLSRHTRFHTGQDLLTCTQCGKDFVQKGQLDKHMRIHTGERPYACTQCGKSYNDAATLKMHTKTHSGEKPFTCLQCGKSFIYKKTLKDHQLSHNAVKPFSCDQCCKTFTLEKYLRQHLHVHVSVKPYVCFCGKSYTTMNMLNEHQRVHTGEKLYQCSHCAKNFTYANSLKVHQRIHTGEKPYRCSSCGKSFTQLASLKAHERIHTGVKPYVCSDCGKSFSTSSSLTAHRRIHTGEKPYQCSHCDKSFHRTGGLKDHQKVHTGEKPHQCSSCGKSFTQMSNLRVHIEKIHGPKMLDY, encoded by the exons atggCACAG CTGAAGAAGACGCAAACAGGAGGAATTACAGCAGGAGAAACAACTGACATAGTAAAGATGGAGATTGAGGAAGAACCCTGCAGAATAAAAGAGGAAGAGATGGACAAACAAATAG ATGCAGATGAAAATGCAGTCAGCTCACAGACTGAAGAAACCTTCAGACCAAAACAAGCTGGAAAAACTGTCGTCAAAGGATCTTTCATCTGCTTTGAGTGTGGAAAGACTTACAGAAGCAAAGACAGTCTTTCCAGACACACACGATTTCACACTGGACAAGACCTGCTCACGTGCACTCAATGTGGAAAGGATTTTGTTCAGAAAGGACAGCttgataaacacatgaggattcacactggagaaagacCGTATGCGTGCACTCAATGTGGAAAGAGTTACAACGATGCCGCAACACTGAAAATGCACACGAAGACGCACAGTGGAGAGAAACCGTTTACATGccttcagtgtggaaagagtttcataTATAAGAAGACTCTAAAGGATCATCAGCTCTCTCACAATGCAGTAAAGCCATTCAGCTGTGATCAGTGCTGTAAAACGTTTACATTAGAAAAATACTTAAGGCAACATCTTCATGTGCATGTTTCCGTGAAGCCTTACGTTTGCTTCTGTGGAAAAAGTTATACAACAATGAACATGTTAAATGAGCACCAgagggtccacactggagagaaactgtaTCAGTGTTCACACTGTGCGAAGAATTTCACTTACGCAAACTCCTTGAAAGttcaccagaggattcacactggagaaaagccctATCGGTGCTCTTCATGCGGGAAGAGTTTCACTCAGTTAGCAAGCTTGAAAGctcatgagaggattcacactggagtcAAACCCTATGTGTGTTCAGACTGCGGGAAGAGCTTTAGTACATCGAGCAGTTTAACTGCACACCggaggattcacaccggagagaaaccgtatcagtgttcacactgtgacaagagttTCCATCGGACGGGAGGCCTGAAAGATCATCAGAaagttcacactggagaaaaaccacaCCAGTGCTCCTcttgtggaaagagtttcactcAAATGTCTAATCTGCGGGTTCATATTGAAAAAATTCACGGCCCAAAGATGCTTGactattaa
- the LOC130214293 gene encoding gastrula zinc finger protein XlCGF7.1-like isoform X4: MEMEEEPCRIKDEETEELTEEDENAQTFRHKQAGKTEVKGSFSCSECGRTYKHKTSFNTHMRIHTREMFTCTQCGKDFTVKGDLIVHMRIHTGERPFTCTQCNKSFTDKRKLKLHMRLHTGKRPYACTECGKSFIDKGNLTVHMRIHTGERPYTCTQCGKSFTDKANLNIHMKIHTGERPYKCTECGKSYTQKNTLKIHQLSHSGVKPFSCDQCGKTFMSAAYLKQHLQVHAAVKSHTCFCGKSYTTMQKLKIHQRNHTGERPYTCSHCGKSFPYSESLKYHERRHTEEKPLEGVKEFSEKDSTSLS, from the exons ATGGAGATGGAGGAAGAACCCTGCAGAATAAAAGATGAAGAGACAGAGGAACTAACAG AAGAAGATGAAAATGCACAAACTTTTAGACATAAACAAGCTGGAAAAACTGAAGTCAAAGGATCTTTCAGCTGCTCTGAGTGTGGGAGGACCTACAAACATAAAACCAGCTTCAACacacacatgaggattcacactagAGAAATGTTcacgtgcactcagtgtggaaaggaTTTCACCGTGAAAGGAGATCTGATTgtacacatgaggattcacaccggagaaagacctttcacatgcactcaatgtAATAAGAGTTTCACTGATAAAAGAAAGCTGAAGTTACACATGAGACTTCACACCGGGAAAAGACCATATGCATGCACtgaatgtggaaagagtttcataGATAAAGGAAATCTGACAGTGCATAtgaggattcacaccggagaaaGACCGTAtacgtgcactcagtgtggaaagagtttcacagATAAAGCAAATCTGAATATACACAtgaagattcacactggagaaagacCGTATAAGTGCACTGAATGTGGAAAGAGTTACACACAGAAAAACACTTTAAAGATTCACCAGCTCTCTCACTCTGGAGTAAAGCCGTTCAGCTGTGATCAGTGCGGTAAAACATTCATGTCAGCAGCATACTTAAAACAACATCTTCAAGTTCATGCTGCCGTGAAGTCTCACACGTGTTTCTGTGGGAAAAGTTATACAACAATGCAAAAGTTAAAAATACACCAGAGGaatcacactggagagagaccgtaTACGTGTTCACACTGTGGAAAGAGTTTCCCTTATTCAGAATCATTGAAATATCATGAGAGACGTCATACTGAAGAAAAGCCACTGGAAGGAGTTAAGGAATTTTCAGAAAAAGACTCGACTTCACTATCATGA